Within bacterium, the genomic segment GAAGCCAAAGAGTACATGATGTTTTGAAGCGAAATTTCTTTGATTGTGTAGCCTAAAGACGTCAGTTTTTTGATAGAGTCCTCAAAATTTTTCTTCACGTCTTCATCCATACCTTTCGTTTCCAGAATTTCTTTCGGTACTCCGATTATCATGTTCTTTTTCTCTTTCCGCGGCGGATATGTTCCGTCAGGGTACGTCGTACTGTCATAGGGGTCTTGGCCTTTCATTGCATTAAACAGTATTTCCGCATCATCCACAGTGCGGGTGATGGGACCGATAACATCAAGAGAAGAACCCATGGCCATAAGTCCGTGACGGGAAACGCTTCCGTATGTCGGTTTAAGACCCACGCATCCGCAAAAACTTGCGGGCTGCCGTATTGAGCCTCCGGTGTCAGAACCCAGAGCGGCAAGAGCGAGTCCCCCACCCACCGCCGCGGCGGAACCGCCCGATGAGCCTCCGGGAACACGAGTGAGGTCGTGTGGGTTTTTTGTTACGCCAAAAGCGGAATTTTCCGTCGAACCTCCCATGGCAAATTCGTCCATGTTGGTACGACCCAAAAAGACGGCATCTTCGTTGATGATTTTTTGGGCCGCAGTCGCCGTATACGGCGCGGTGTAATTTTCAAGAATTTTTGATGCCGCGGACGCCTTCTTTCCCTTAATCAGAATATTGTCTTTAATGGCAAGCGGAATGCCGGTAAGCGCACCCGCTTCCCCATTTTCTATTTTTTTCTGAGCGGTTTCGGTTTGTTTGTCTATGTCGGAATATATTTCAAGATAGGCGTTGAGATCCTTATTTTTTTCTTTTGCAACGTCAAGAAAGGCGTGAACAAGTTCGGACACTGAAAAATCTTTGGTACAAAGACGTTCGTGGGCGGTGCGTATCGAGAGATGTGTGAGGTCTGAGGCCATGCGTTTAGAGAATATTTTTTACTTTCAGTTCGTTGTTGTCCCCCTTTTCGGGAAATTCGGCGACAATTTCTTTCGTGTATGCGCCACTTTCGTGGGGATTCTCGTCTTCGCGCATAACATTTTTAAGCATATTGTCGGAAGACGATTTCTTGTCGTCAAGAGAAGACACGACATTTTTTATTTGTTCGACATAGCCCAAAATCGAGTCGATTTCTTTGGCAAATTGTTCAACTTCTTCATCGCTTACCTTCATACGCGACAGCCCCGCGAGTTTTTTAACCTCTTCTTTGGTAATCATAGGCTTAAGTGTACGGAGAAAAAATACCCATGTAAAGAACCGCTCAATAATATTTCCTGCAAAGCGCTCACCTGCTTCCAGCGATAGGTTCGCTAAACTCAGAAAATTTTTGGCTCAAAGCCAAACCGAGCAAATTTTCCTGCGAACATTGCAGAAAATATTGTTTCGCTTTGACGGGAAGAAGAAGATAACAACACCCTTAGTTTATGGAGAGTTTTCTGGTATAAAAAAGGGCGGTCTTTTTTAAAAAGACCGCCCGGTTGGGTTTATGCGTTACTTACTTTGGTGTAACGCGTGGCACCCAAAACCAATTAAAAGGTTTTACAGTGAGGAAGGGTTATGTGTTTTTTTATTCGCCGGCCACCCGGCTACTTCGGATTGCCACCTGATGTACTGCAGAACTTGTGCATCCGCATCCTCCTTTCTCTGTCTTTTGCAGTAAAATCTAGAAGAGACTATACCACAGAAATTAAATTTTAATCAATCCTGTGTTATGCGCTTTTCTTAATACCACTCTCTTTCATGCGCTTACCGAGGGCGCATATACTCGGGCAACAAGACTTTGATTTCTTCCATGAGGCGTTGTTTTTGCCGAGTCAGATTTTCACGAGATAAATCAATGGGAAGCGGAATGGTATACGGTTTTCCGAAACGGATTTCTATGGGGACAGGCGTGATACCCTTTCCCTCTTTGGGAAATGCTTTGTCACTCCCAATGATTGCCGCGGGGACAATCGTGCAATTACTGCTTATTGCGATTGAAGCCGCTCCCCATCCGCCTTCTTTCAACACACCGTCTTTACTGCGGGTGCCCTCCGGGAAAATGACAACGCAGTCCCCGGCCGCGAGAGCCATGACGGCCTCCGTAATTGTCCGCCTTGGTCGGGTCTCATCAACGCAAATAGTGCCAACCGTTGTCATGAACCAATTGAGAAAAGGATGTTTGAAGAGCCTTTTCTTGGCCATTGAGTGCACCATTCTCCGCGGAATGCTTGAATGCACAACCGGCGCGTCCAAATAGCTTGTGTGGTTGCAGGCAATGAGAACACCCCCCTGCTTCGGAAATGTCTCTCTCCCGCTCACCTTAAGACGAAACACGAGGCACGCAAGAGCATATACGGACGTATTTGCTGTGCGATATACGATTCTTCTCCATATATTAAGTTTCACTTTTCCCTCCTTTACGTAGAAATTACAAAGAACTTTTTGTTAGAGGAGAGTATATCAGAGGCAAGAGAGTAATCAACCTTTTTGAATCATGTCGAGAAATGCCCGTTCGGTAAGGACAGAGACACCCAGTGTTTGCGCTTTTCCCAATTTTGACCCAGGTTTTTCTCCGGCAACGAGATAGTCGAGCGTTTTTGAAACGGATTCCAAAACTTTTCCACCGGATTTTCGGATTCTTTCTTTCGCCTCGTCCCGAGACAATAAAGAAAGCGTGCCGGTTAATACGAATGTTTTTCCTGAAAGCGCGCCCTTCGCGGCAGAATGTTTTTGCACGTGAACGTGAGAAAGAAGACCGTCTACGATTTTTTTATTATGCGCGTCGGAAAACCAGTCGGATACGGACGTGGCTACTATCGGTCCGATACCTGATAAGCGCTCAAGTTCTGCAAAAGATGCATGCTGCAGATTGGCAAGCGTGCCGAATGTGTCAGCCAGGTCATTAGCCACCCCTTCTCCCACATGAGGAATGGAGAGTGCGATTAAAAACCTCGGAAACGAAATGTCTTTGGCACTTTCGATTGAGTTAATGATATTTTCTGATGATTTATCTCCGAAACGGGGCAATGCCGAAAGCTCGTCTTTGGTCAGGGAAAAAATATCCTGATAGGAGGAGATGAGCTGGTGTTCCAGTAAAGCGTCAATGATTTTGGGGCCGAGACCTTCGATGTTGAACGCTTTTTTTGACGTGAAGTGGTACAGTTTTCTTTTCTGCTGGGCAAAGGAGTTTTTGTTTACACAACGCCACGCCGCTTCACCGGGGATTCTTTCAATGGCGCCATTTCCTCCGCATTCGGAAACCCTGTCGGGGAAACGATATTGTTTTTCTTTCCCCGTACGCATCCCCCCGACAACGGAAACAATGTCGGGAATAACATCGCCGGCTTTTTGCAAAATAACCGTATCCCCGATACGGACATCAAGCCGCCTGATTTCATCTTCGTTATGTAATGTGGCTCGGGCGACAACGCTCCCCGCAACCCGTACCGGTTTAAGTTCGGCGACAGGAGTCAGGATGCCGGTACGCCCGATTTGGAGAACAATATCTTCCACAATGGTTGTTACCTGCTCTGCCGGAAACTTGAGTGCTATGGCAAAGCGTGGAGATTTTCCGGTATACCCAAGCACTTCCTGATATGCCCGTTCGTTGACTTTAATGACAATACCGTCAAGCAAATAGTCTTCTTTAGTCGATTTTTTCTGCCACTCTTTCCAATACGTCACAACTTCTTCGATATTTTTACAGTGGCGAAAATTTGGATTTGTTTTAAATCCCAAGGTCCGGAGAAGTTTCAATTCATCGTACTGCGTCGCCAGAATCGGGTTTTGGAATGAGGCAATATCATAAATAAAAGTATCCAGATTTCGTTCTTCGACAATTTTCGGGTCAAGCTGTCGGATTGAACCGGCCGCGACATTACGCGGATTGGCATACAGCGGAAGATTTCTTTTTTTCTGGAGAGCGTTCAGTTTTTGGAAATTTGATTTGCTCAACCACACTTCCCCCTCAACGACAACGCCAACATTTTGTGTAAGGGTAATGGGCACAGATTGGATAGTTTTTACGTTTGCAGTAACATTTTCCCCCACCTTCCCGTCTCCGCGCGTAGCGGCCGTTTGAAGCACGCCTTTTTCGTACGTGAGGACAATTTTAAGACCGTCGATTTTCAGTTCGCATGTATACGTGGGAGTTATTTCTCGTCCCAGACGGTTTTTAAGAAAACGCCTGACCCGCGCATCAAATTCTTTTGCGTCTTCTTCCGTAAACGCATCATCAAAAGACCACTGAGAAACAGCGTGGGTGATTTTGGAAAATTCTTTGAGAGGCTCGCCGGCAACTCTTTGGGACGGTGAGTCGGAAGTAATGAGTCCCGGATACTGCTTTTCTATATTGGAAAGTTCGTATTTTAGGGAATCAAGCGCTTCGGGAGAAATCGTTTCCTTATCCAAGACATGATATTCGTACCGGTATTTTTCAACCGTTTCTTTCAGACGCTCATAGCGCTCTTTAATCTCTTTGGGCACAGCAACGCCATGTTTCTTTTCCGACATAGCATCATTATCCCCTATTCTAGTCTCCAGACAAGGGGTGCACGCAGTTGACGATTTGGCTTAGAACCGTGTCGAGGTCATCATAATCGGGCGCTTCAAAATAGAACGCATTACCGTCCACATCTGGGCTATCGGGTGCCGCGAAGCTCGCTATATCATCATTGATATGTTCGCCACAATTGATATACCCCGGGCAGTCGGCCTGGACCGAAGGAATGTTGATTCCGATTGCGAATATGTCTATACCGGCAGAACGGGCGGCGTCCGCCTCAACTACCGCTTTCCCCATGGCAATTTGCCTTCGCGCCAAACCTTGAGGTGTATCGGTTCCAACGTCTCTTGGCGTCATGTTGTATTCTTGATTGCTTTGTCCGGGCCGATGGTCGGCATCGTTAAACAAATTATTTCCGTCAAAATCCTGGCGCATACATGAATAATACTGCGTACTTCCTCCGTCAGTAATCACGATAATGTAATCGGGGGATTCGTTATCCGGACGGTCGTACGTCGACGTATAGTTGTAATTATTGGGTGCGGTCGTGCTTATCGGACTTCCGTCAGCCGTTTCGAAAGCGGCACATAATGCCAAGAAGCTCGGACCACCTACCACAGGACATGTTGCAGGGTTATCATCTGAAGTCGGACAGTGTTCCATCTGAAATCCACGCGCGGTTTGACTTATTGTCTGGTTTTCATTTACAAGAGTTACGGATTGCCCGTAAGAAACGTAATCAGGAACATCGGTTGTGAGGTTTGATGAGAAAAACGGTGACCCGGACATAGCCGAATCGGTATACAGGTTAAGGCGACCTCGCTCAAATATACTTGTCGAACCTCTGTCAAACCCGCTTGTACCAAAACCATCGCATGTAGCCACGTATATGTTGTATTCCCCTGGCGGAATTTCAGGTAAAGGCGTACTTGCTGTTTTGTAGTGTCCACCGCCGCCAAGACTATCATTGACTCCTATCGAAGTCTTAACATTATGGGGAAATTGAACGACAACTCTGTCCGGACCACCCGCCAGAGGACAGTAGAGCCAATTCTCGGTAGGAACCTGCTGATTTCCCAATTCGGCACGGGCAAATTGTATGCCAGCCGCCAAGTTTGTGTAGTCTTCGTACAAGCCGTATTGGAAAAGGTCATTTTCAATACCTGAAAGAATTTGTGCCTTATCACCCGTTAGGTGGGTTATCATATTTGCCCGTGACCCAAATTGGACAATGCCCAAGTGGACGCCAGTTTCCGACGGATTAAGCGTATTTACAAACTGTGTGAGTGCGGATTTTATGAAAGCCAAATCATCCGCCTGAACACTTGAAGAAAGGTCGAGGACAAACATGATATCCGGCCGATATGAACAAATCCCATACGCCTGGAGGTTTTGTTGGCGTTCATATTTTCTTAACGCATTTAATTCGTCCGTATTATATCCCTTAGAGTCGATATCCAGATGAAAAATACCCGGCTGTCTCTCTACTCTCACTACGGAAAAATAAGGGTACTGAAATGTTTGCGGTCCGATTTCATAGTCGTGGCCAAAAGAAAATTCAAAAACCGAAGACGCGTGATTGGAATCCCAAGAAAAAGACTCTTCATTACAGGAAATGGTAAACGGTGTTTCAGGAGTGAAATTTTTTCTATCAAGCAAGCTCCAATAACGAGCGCATTCGGAACCCGCTTCTCCGGCGTAATATGCGAGTTGCGATTCACGTACCGCGGTTGAGAGCACGAAACTTCGTGTGGTAATCGATGCGATGGAAAGACCGAGGGAAAGAACAACCGATGCGATAACTATCGCGATAAGAAGCGTAATACCGTGTTCTTTTTTTTCTATGCGATTAAAAACTCTCATAGGACGGTGTTATAAATATTTGTTTTCAGAGTAAATGTTTTTGTTTGCAGGAAGGAATTTTTCCATGAAATCGTTACAGCCACTACCGCTTCGTCTTCGGTCGCGCCAGTACTCAAAGGAACAATTACCACCGTCCTCGTAAACCTGCTATCGGTCCACTGCGCACCCTCGTCATATCCATAGGCTCCGGTCGTGCTATTAAACTTGAGGGGGGGACACCCCGATGAAGCGCACGCGAGAGCTTGCAACGGACCGGTGTGTGTATACGTAGTATCGATGGCGCATCCGTCGCTACTTGTACAGGCTGAGTCGAGTTCCTCGAGCCACTCTACCCCGCTACTTGGATTTAAAACCGAGTCGAGGGTGTTTTGTTTCTTTTTTGCAACAACATATTCAACGGCATCCTGAGCAAGATAGGCTGCGATAACCTGGTCTCGTGCAAGGGCGGTAATACCGATGCCTTGGGAGGCAATATAGAGCGGTGCGGTGATGGCCCCCATAAGAACCGTTATGGCGACGAGTGTCTCAACAAGAGTAAATCCGTCGGAAACTTTCTTTTGAAAGTTTTGGTGGATAAGTCCTTTTTTTGCGTGATGTATCATACGTGTTTATAAGTCGGTAAAACGTTGTGTAATGGTCGTTTGGATGTTAAAGACCGCTTTTTCCTCGCCTTTTATCCTCGTTTCCGCGCGCAATATCATGAGTACTTTCGACTGGATACCGTCACGGGGGTCGGCACCGCTTATGTAAAATTTTAAATCATTTATTGTAACGGCAGGGTCGGTAAGCGTAATGAACGATGTGCCACCATCAACAGATTTATGTACAGCGTTTCCGTTTAAGCGGTAAATAACCTGGTCGGAAGGTGACAATACATCCCCCGTCGGCGGTTCAAACGCAATATATGTTCCGTCAAGACAGTTACGGAAAGTTCCTATACCATTATTTCCCGCCGCGATTTGTGCCGTTAAGTCGGATTCGGAACCGCAGTTGTACAGCCTCCCGTCACGGGCACTGCGTACGATTTCTTCAATCGAAAAATCAAGGTTGTCGACAATTGCTCTTGTTGCCTGGGCTCTTCGGTGCGCATCGGTGATAAGAAATAGGGCGGTTATGGCAATAAAAGCGACAATCATGAAAATTCCCAAAGAAACAAGCGTCTCTACAAGCGTGTACCCTTTATTTGTTTGAGAAAATTTCGTCATTTTAATTTCAGTATATCATTACTCGCAATCGGCACTTCTTGTAATGTACATGCGCCCGCTCTCCCACACACAAACAAGACGACGCGCTTCACCGCGCGGAGAATAGATTTCAAAAGAAGCGCCTATCGGGTTGACTCCGGCCACACTCGCCTCTATCTGCGGAGAAAGTGAGCGAGGAAACGTAACCGTCACGGAAGGAGCGGTCTGAGGAAAACCGAGCACCTCCGTAAAAAAAACATTGAGTAGGCCGCTCTGTGTATCATATGTTTGCAATTCTTCACCCGTATCGTATTGCCCATCCTGGTTTGCATCATTGAAGATAAGATACTCCGTTGAATTATCGGTAAAAAATATCCCATACCAGCCTGAAAAATCGTCAGAGCCCGGCTGTATTTCCTTTACCGAAGTCGCATAGACCTGGGCTTCTCTCAGAGTCAGAATAATTTCGTTTGCAAATTTGTCGGCAAGAATATTTTCATCGTAACTGCGGTAATTAAACAAGACAACCCCAATGACAAAAGTCATGATGGCGATGCTTACCAAAAGCTCCGTGAGCGTAAACCCGCTTGAAACTCTCTTTTGAAAATTTTGGTGGGTAAAACCTCGTTGTTGGAAAAATTGAGATATTTTCATTACACGTTGAGAAAAAAGGCGCTTACCGAAACATTAAAGAAAAAAACAAGCACCATACCAAGGATTAAAAATGGGCCGAAAGGAATTTCACTTTTCATTGTAAGCTTTTTACCGCCGAAGGACCAGCTGGGTATTCGTTGGAGAAGAATCAACAAAAGACTGACCGCGGCGCCAATCCAAAATGAGAGGACAATCGCATCAAAACCTCCCCGAAGACCGAGAAAAAAACCGATGCCAAGAGCGAGTTTCCCGTCGCCCAATCCCATCCACTCACCTTTTGATAAAAACCACAGAAGAAAAAAGGGTGTAAAAAAAATCGGACCAGCCAACAGATACGGGATATGCCCCGCAAACCCGTCAACAAATACGCCCCAGACAACATCCCCAAGAGAAAGAAAAATAAACAAAAAAACAAGAAGGTCGGGAATAATCATGTGCTTAAAGTCATAGACGGTAATAGCAAGCAGGATACTCCATATGACGGAATAAAAGACAAAGGCGAAGGAAAAGCCGTATGTCATAAACAAGAGCAGAAAAAAAAGGCCCGACAAGAATTCAACCGTCGGATACTGGAAAGAAATCGGAGCTCGACAGTTTTGGCATTTCCCCTTCAGAACAAAGAAACTTGCAATCGGTATGAGCTCAAGGGGTGAAAGCGTTTTACCGCATTGAGGACAATGGGACCTTCCTAGAATCGATTCCTTTCCATAACGCGCGATAACAACATTTAAAAAACTGCCGATGATTGTCCCGAAAATAAAAACAAAAAAATAAAGAAGGGATTGCGAAGGCAGCATACGCTCTTATCGGTTAAAAAATTTAATTACAAGCAAGATCGTTTGCGTTTGTCAGCGCCGCGGTACCCGCGCCACTCACAGCCGTGTAGGGTGTGGCACCACCGCCTTGTGTGCTTCTTGAGACTCCGGTACTGTCGACACACCATGCACCTCCTGAACGAAGCGGGGCTGCCGCTGCCCAGTTGTTTGCCGCACCGGATGCCGGTTTGCCACAAACGTCAGAGGTTTCATTGCCCGCCCCGGCAAAACTCGCGGCATTAAGGGCAAGCATTACGGTTTGATTTTGGGTAACGCTGTTTGCCGCACACACTGCGTCGTAGTCGCCGTCAGTGTCGTAGATAAGTTCTGCTTGAGAACGCACTCCGGCAAGATTTTCTTTCACAGCGGCATCATACCCACGGACACGCGCGGCATTAAGGCTTGCCAAAACAATTGACGACAAAAGGCTGATGATTGAAATCACGACCAAAAGCTCGATAAGCGTAAATCCGGTTTCGTGTTTATTTGTATTCATACACTTTTAAACCCCGCGCAAATTCCACTACACCCATTATACCTCCCGTAAAGGAAAACAAAAACCACCGCTTACGCGGTGGTTTTTGTTTATGAGATCTAAAATTTAGTTACAAGCGACGTCGTTTGCATCAGTTAAAGCCGGTGTAGCTCCTGAAGTCACGCCCGTGTACGCTGTACCGCTTGAGTTCGCCAAACGGGAAACACCCGTTGAGTCGACACACCATGCACCTCCTGAACGAAGCGGGGCTGCCGCTGCCCAGTTGTTTGCCGCACCGGATGCCGGCGCACCGCAAACATCTGAAGTGGTGTCACCTGCTCCTGCTGAACTTGCCGCGTTTAGGGCGTTGAGAACTGTTGTGTTCTGTGTAACGCTGTTTGCCGCACACACTGCGTCGTAGTCGCCGTCAGTGTCGTAGATAAGTTCTGCTTGAGCGCGGATACCGTTAAGGTTTGCCTTCACAGCCGCGTCATTACCCTTGATACGAGCCTGGTTGAGACTTGCCAAAACAACGGAAGAAAGTATACCGATGATGGCAATAACAACCAAGAGTTCGATAAGTGTAAAACCTTTGTTTTTCTGTGACATTGTATAAATGATTTCTTAATAAACTTTTATTTCGACCGGCCCTCTCGCGAGACGCCGCTTTTTAAAAAAAGCTTTGTGCATTCATTATATAACTATATGGATAAAGGAAAAAGGCCTTTGTTGATATCTCGATATTACTCGATATCAATCCTGAGTGGAGTCGAAGGACTGACAACTAGGAAAGCGTTGCGACGTCGTAAATAGGTATGAGAACAGCAGCCAAAAGGATACCCACTCCGACACCCAAAACAACAACCATAAGAGGTTCAATAAGACTAATGAGAGTATCGACGGCATTTGTCACCTCGCGTTGGTAGAACTTGGCCATCGTGTTTAAAATATTGCCCAATTCTCCAGTCTCTTCACCCACCTTCACCATCTGCACCATAATCGTGGGTACTTCGGAGTAATTAACAAGGGATGCGGAAAAAACACTCCCTCCTTTGACCGCCTCAAGGCTTTCAGCCAATATTTTTCGGTAGAGAGCGCTCCCTACAACTGATGAGGTGACCTCTATCGCGCGAAGCATAGGAATACCCGAGGCAATCATCGTGCTCATGTTGTCAGCGACCCGCGAGAGAAACAGTTTTTTGTACAAATCACCGAGATAGGGGACGTTTAACCGGAACCTGTCAAATGCCAAAGCACCTTCGGGAGTTTGTATGTATTTCCCCAAGAAAAAACCTCCCACAATAAGAAAGACCAAGAGAAAAATTCCGTAATGTATGAAAAAGTCGCTCGTCCATATGACAAGTTTGGTATAAATCGGCAATTCCCTCCCCGATTCAATGAGAATGGCGGTTATTTTGGGAATTATCATGGTAAGCATTAAAGACATAACAGCTACAAAAACCGCTATGACAAAGGCGGGGTAAATAAGAGCCCCCCGAACTTTTGAGGCGACTTCGTACGTTCGGTCAAGATAATCGGCCAAATAATTGAATATTTCGTCAAGCCGCCCCGATTCTTCTCCGGAACGGACCATGTTAACGTAAAAATCGGAAAAAACATCGGGATGTTTTGCAAGTGATTGAGATATGGAACTTCCCGACTGCAGGTCATTCGCGACCTGGTCGAGAGTTTCCCGCAAAATTTTGTTCTCCGCCTCGTTGGCAAGAAGTTTAAAAATTCGGAGGGCTGGTACTTTTGCCTCAAACAGCGTCGACATTTGCCGTGACAGGATGACGATGTCTCGGGCGGATACATAGTGAAAAGATGAAAACCATCCCAATGATTTTCTTTCTTCAATCGGGACAATGGATGATAGGACAACACCCTGGTTTTGCAGAGAATTAATGGCCGCATCAATATTGATGGACTCGATTGTCCCTTTTCGCTCCTCCCCCGCTTTGTTTACGCCTTGATAACTAAATAACATATGTGTCTAGAGCATTCTCTCAAGAATCTTTTGGTTAACCGCATGCAGAAAAGCATTTTCAACAGTAATATCGCCTTTACGGACAAGGTCCGCGAGACATCGGTTAAGGTCAATCATTCCTTCCTGTGAGCTTGTTTCAATGACAGTGCTGATTTCGTGTGTTCGTCCTTCGCGAATCAGGTTTGAGACGGCACTGTTTGAAATAAGCAGTTCGTACGCCGGCACAAGACCTCCGGAAATACGGGGAATGAGACGCTGCGAAAAAATACCGATAAGACTTCCCGAAAGCTGAGTCCGAATTTGGTCCTGTTGTTGGGCCGGGAATGAGTCGATGATTCGGTCAATCGTCTGGGAAGCGGTATTGGTATGAAGTGTTGAGAAAACAAGGTGTCCGGTTTCCGCCGCGGTAACCGCCGTCGACATTGTTTCCGGGTCACGCATTTCACCTATCATCAGCACGTCAACATCCTGACGAAAAACGCTATGAAGCGCGGTATGGAAACTTCGCGTGTCATATTTGACTTCTCGCTGGTCAATAATTGATTTTTTGGGTTCAAAAACGTACTCAATTGGGTCTTCAACGGTAATAATGTGCTCAAGACGCGAAGTATTTATCATATCGATAAGTGTTGCCAATGTCGTACTCTTTCCTTGCCCCGTTGGTCCGACAACAAGAAAGAATCCCTGTTGCTTTCGTACAAACAATTCAAGGGATTGCGGCAAACCAAGTTCTTCAAGACTGCGGATTTGTCTCGGGATAAGCCGGAGTGCGATGCTTATTTTCCCCTGCTGGTAAAAAGCGTTGCCTCGGAAACGGGCTTTTTCTTTAAACACATACGCAAAGTCCACTTCTCTTTTCTCCGTGAGTACTTGGCTTTGCTCGGCGGTTAGAATTATCTGCATGAATCCGGTGATGTCAGCCCTTGTAAGCGGAGTTTTTTTGACAAGCGGAATAAGAAATCCGCCGACACGGAATGTCGGGTGGCGGCCTTCGGATAAATGAAGGTCGGAACCATCCTCGTTTATGATGGTTTCAAAAAGTTCTTCAAGCTCTTTCTTATAGTCCATCGTTTAAAAAGATTAATTACCTGTCCTTGGCTTTAACAATCTTGAGTACCTCCTCTACGACTTCCGAAGGAATCGTCGTCGCTTTGACAATGTATCCGTCGGCACCGAGCGTCTTTGCTTCGGAAACATCACTTTCCCCTCCCTGATTGGTAAGCATGACAACCGCCGCATGCGGAGCAAGATTTTCTTTTTTGACTGTTCTCAAAAGTTCTTTTCCATCAATTGTCGGCATAATGATGTCGAGAAGGAGGGCGTCGGGATTAAACCCACTGCGGAGCTGGGCGAGTGCTTCTGTCCCCCCTGGCGCAGTGCTTACATCGAAACCGTTTTTCCCGAATTTCATGGAATACATGTTCAGGAGAAACTTATCATCGTCAACTATTAAGATTTTATATTTTTTCCCGTTTTCCATTAAGAA encodes:
- a CDS encoding lysophospholipid acyltransferase family protein, with the protein product MKLNIWRRIVYRTANTSVYALACLVFRLKVSGRETFPKQGGVLIACNHTSYLDAPVVHSSIPRRMVHSMAKKRLFKHPFLNWFMTTVGTICVDETRPRRTITEAVMALAAGDCVVIFPEGTRSKDGVLKEGGWGAASIAISSNCTIVPAAIIGSDKAFPKEGKGITPVPIEIRFGKPYTIPLPIDLSRENLTRQKQRLMEEIKVLLPEYMRPR
- a CDS encoding type II secretion system protein, encoding MTKFSQTNKGYTLVETLVSLGIFMIVAFIAITALFLITDAHRRAQATRAIVDNLDFSIEEIVRSARDGRLYNCGSESDLTAQIAAGNNGIGTFRNCLDGTYIAFEPPTGDVLSPSDQVIYRLNGNAVHKSVDGGTSFITLTDPAVTINDLKFYISGADPRDGIQSKVLMILRAETRIKGEEKAVFNIQTTITQRFTDL
- the gatC gene encoding Asp-tRNA(Asn)/Glu-tRNA(Gln) amidotransferase subunit GatC translates to MITKEEVKKLAGLSRMKVSDEEVEQFAKEIDSILGYVEQIKNVVSSLDDKKSSSDNMLKNVMREDENPHESGAYTKEIVAEFPEKGDNNELKVKNIL
- the ligA gene encoding NAD-dependent DNA ligase LigA, with translation MSEKKHGVAVPKEIKERYERLKETVEKYRYEYHVLDKETISPEALDSLKYELSNIEKQYPGLITSDSPSQRVAGEPLKEFSKITHAVSQWSFDDAFTEEDAKEFDARVRRFLKNRLGREITPTYTCELKIDGLKIVLTYEKGVLQTAATRGDGKVGENVTANVKTIQSVPITLTQNVGVVVEGEVWLSKSNFQKLNALQKKRNLPLYANPRNVAAGSIRQLDPKIVEERNLDTFIYDIASFQNPILATQYDELKLLRTLGFKTNPNFRHCKNIEEVVTYWKEWQKKSTKEDYLLDGIVIKVNERAYQEVLGYTGKSPRFAIALKFPAEQVTTIVEDIVLQIGRTGILTPVAELKPVRVAGSVVARATLHNEDEIRRLDVRIGDTVILQKAGDVIPDIVSVVGGMRTGKEKQYRFPDRVSECGGNGAIERIPGEAAWRCVNKNSFAQQKRKLYHFTSKKAFNIEGLGPKIIDALLEHQLISSYQDIFSLTKDELSALPRFGDKSSENIINSIESAKDISFPRFLIALSIPHVGEGVANDLADTFGTLANLQHASFAELERLSGIGPIVATSVSDWFSDAHNKKIVDGLLSHVHVQKHSAAKGALSGKTFVLTGTLSLLSRDEAKERIRKSGGKVLESVSKTLDYLVAGEKPGSKLGKAQTLGVSVLTERAFLDMIQKG
- a CDS encoding VWA domain-containing protein, which codes for MRVFNRIEKKEHGITLLIAIVIASVVLSLGLSIASITTRSFVLSTAVRESQLAYYAGEAGSECARYWSLLDRKNFTPETPFTISCNEESFSWDSNHASSVFEFSFGHDYEIGPQTFQYPYFSVVRVERQPGIFHLDIDSKGYNTDELNALRKYERQQNLQAYGICSYRPDIMFVLDLSSSVQADDLAFIKSALTQFVNTLNPSETGVHLGIVQFGSRANMITHLTGDKAQILSGIENDLFQYGLYEDYTNLAAGIQFARAELGNQQVPTENWLYCPLAGGPDRVVVQFPHNVKTSIGVNDSLGGGGHYKTASTPLPEIPPGEYNIYVATCDGFGTSGFDRGSTSIFERGRLNLYTDSAMSGSPFFSSNLTTDVPDYVSYGQSVTLVNENQTISQTARGFQMEHCPTSDDNPATCPVVGGPSFLALCAAFETADGSPISTTAPNNYNYTSTYDRPDNESPDYIIVITDGGSTQYYSCMRQDFDGNNLFNDADHRPGQSNQEYNMTPRDVGTDTPQGLARRQIAMGKAVVEADAARSAGIDIFAIGINIPSVQADCPGYINCGEHINDDIASFAAPDSPDVDGNAFYFEAPDYDDLDTVLSQIVNCVHPLSGD
- a CDS encoding prepilin-type N-terminal cleavage/methylation domain-containing protein yields the protein MKISQFFQQRGFTHQNFQKRVSSGFTLTELLVSIAIMTFVIGVVLFNYRSYDENILADKFANEIILTLREAQVYATSVKEIQPGSDDFSGWYGIFFTDNSTEYLIFNDANQDGQYDTGEELQTYDTQSGLLNVFFTEVLGFPQTAPSVTVTFPRSLSPQIEASVAGVNPIGASFEIYSPRGEARRLVCVWESGRMYITRSADCE
- the gatA gene encoding Asp-tRNA(Asn)/Glu-tRNA(Gln) amidotransferase subunit GatA, whose translation is MASDLTHLSIRTAHERLCTKDFSVSELVHAFLDVAKEKNKDLNAYLEIYSDIDKQTETAQKKIENGEAGALTGIPLAIKDNILIKGKKASAASKILENYTAPYTATAAQKIINEDAVFLGRTNMDEFAMGGSTENSAFGVTKNPHDLTRVPGGSSGGSAAAVGGGLALAALGSDTGGSIRQPASFCGCVGLKPTYGSVSRHGLMAMGSSLDVIGPITRTVDDAEILFNAMKGQDPYDSTTYPDGTYPPRKEKKNMIIGVPKEILETKGMDEDVKKNFEDSIKKLTSLGYTIKEISLQNIMYSLASYYVLMPAEVSSNLARFDGVKYGLRKEGKDLLEEYLITRREGFGREVRRRIMLGTYVLSSGYYDAYYNKANTVRSLIARDFTNAFEKVDAVITPTAPSPAFKIGEKSGDPLSMYLADIFTVTANIVGIPAISIPSGTALRDGSNLPLGLQIMAPHAAENILFAVGKRFLGEV